A single region of the Canis lupus familiaris isolate Mischka breed German Shepherd chromosome 35, alternate assembly UU_Cfam_GSD_1.0, whole genome shotgun sequence genome encodes:
- the LOC119877878 gene encoding histone H3.1, whose translation MARTKQTARKSTGGKAPRKQLATKAARKSAPATGGVKKPHRYRPGTVALREIRRYQKSTELLIRKLPFQRLVREIAQDFKTDLRFQSSAVMALQEACEAYLVGLFEDTNLCAIHAKRVTIMPKDIQLARRIRGERA comes from the coding sequence ATGGCTCGCACGAAGCAGACGGCGCGCAAGTCGACGGGCGGCAAGGCCCCGCGCAAGCAGCTGGCCACCAAGGCGGCCCGCAAGAGCGCGCCGGCCACCGGCGGCGTCAAGAAGCCGCACCGCTACCGGCCCGGCACGGTGGCCCTGCGCGAGATCCGGCGCTACCAGAAGTCCACGGAGCTGCTGATCCGCAAGCTGCCGTTCCAGCGCCTGGTGCGCGAGATCGCGCAGGACTTCAAGACCGACCTGCGCTTCCAGAGCTCGGCCGTCATGGCGCTGCAGGAGGCGTGCGAGGCCTACCTGGTGGGGCTCTTCGAGGACACCAACCTCTGCGCCATCCACGCCAAGCGCGTCACCATCATGCCCAAGGACATCCAGCTGGCGCGCCGCATCCGCGGGGAGAGGGCGTAA
- the LOC119877880 gene encoding histone H2B type 1-C/E/F/G/I, with the protein MPEPAKSAPAPKKGSKKAVTKAQKKDGKKRKRSRKESYSVYVYKVLKQVHPDTGISSKAMGIMNSFVNDIFERIAGEASRLAHYNKRSTITSREIQTAVRLLLPGELAKHAVSEGTKAVTKYTSSK; encoded by the coding sequence ATGCCTGAGCCCGCCAAGTCCGCGCCGGCCCCGAAGAAGGGCTCCAAGAAGGCGGTGACCAAGGCGCAGAAGAAGGACGGCAAGAAGCGCAAGCGCAGCCGCAAGGAGAGCTACTCGGTGTACGTGTACAAGGTGCTGAAGCAGGTGCACCCCGACACGGGCATCTCGTCCAAGGCCATGGGCATCATGAACTCGTTCGTCAACGACATCTTCGAGCGCATCGCGGGCGAGGCGTCGCGCCTGGCGCATTACAACAAGCGCTCGACCATCACGTCCAGGGAGATCCAGACGGCCGTGCGCCTGCTGCTGCCCGGGGAGCTGGCCAAGCACGCCGTGTCCGAGGGCACCAAGGCCGTCACCAAGTACACCAGCTCCAAGTAA